A single Alosa sapidissima isolate fAloSap1 chromosome 17, fAloSap1.pri, whole genome shotgun sequence DNA region contains:
- the naa50 gene encoding N-alpha-acetyltransferase 50 isoform X1 encodes MKGSRIELGDVTPHNIKQLKRLNQVIFPVSYNDKFYKDVLEVGELAKLAYFNDIAVGAVCCRVDHSQNQKRLYIMTLGCLAPYRRLGIGTKMLNHVLNICEKDGTFDNIYLHVQISNESAIDFYQKFGFEIIETKKNYYKRIEPADAHVLQKSLRSPCAPPAGELQKAD; translated from the exons ATGAAAGG TAGCCGGATCGAGCTGGGGGATGTTACACCCCACAACATTAAACAATTGAAGCGACTGAATCAAGTCATCTTCCCCGTCAGCTACAACGACAAGTTCTACAAGGATGTGCTGGAGGTTGGAGAACTCGCTAAGCTAG CTTACTTCAATGATATTGCAGTAGGTGCTGTATGCTGCAGAGTAGACCACTCTCAGAATCAGAAGAGATTGTACATCATGACACTAGGCTGCCTAGCACCCTACCGAAGACTTGGAATAG GGACAAAGATGCTGAACCATGTGTTGAATATCTGTGAGAAGGATGGCACTTTTGATAATATCTACCT TCATGTGCAGATTAGCAACGAGTCGGCTATTGACTTCTACCAGAAGTTTGGCTTTGAGATCATTGAGACAAAAAAGAACTACTACAAGAGGATAGAGCCTGCAGATGCCCATGTGCTTCAGAAGAGCCTGCGCAGCCCGTGTGCGCCCCCTGCGGGAGAGCTGCAGAAGGCAGACTAG
- the naa50 gene encoding N-alpha-acetyltransferase 50 isoform X2, whose translation MKGRIELGDVTPHNIKQLKRLNQVIFPVSYNDKFYKDVLEVGELAKLAYFNDIAVGAVCCRVDHSQNQKRLYIMTLGCLAPYRRLGIGTKMLNHVLNICEKDGTFDNIYLHVQISNESAIDFYQKFGFEIIETKKNYYKRIEPADAHVLQKSLRSPCAPPAGELQKAD comes from the exons ATGAAAGG CCGGATCGAGCTGGGGGATGTTACACCCCACAACATTAAACAATTGAAGCGACTGAATCAAGTCATCTTCCCCGTCAGCTACAACGACAAGTTCTACAAGGATGTGCTGGAGGTTGGAGAACTCGCTAAGCTAG CTTACTTCAATGATATTGCAGTAGGTGCTGTATGCTGCAGAGTAGACCACTCTCAGAATCAGAAGAGATTGTACATCATGACACTAGGCTGCCTAGCACCCTACCGAAGACTTGGAATAG GGACAAAGATGCTGAACCATGTGTTGAATATCTGTGAGAAGGATGGCACTTTTGATAATATCTACCT TCATGTGCAGATTAGCAACGAGTCGGCTATTGACTTCTACCAGAAGTTTGGCTTTGAGATCATTGAGACAAAAAAGAACTACTACAAGAGGATAGAGCCTGCAGATGCCCATGTGCTTCAGAAGAGCCTGCGCAGCCCGTGTGCGCCCCCTGCGGGAGAGCTGCAGAAGGCAGACTAG